One genomic window of [Clostridium] scindens ATCC 35704 includes the following:
- a CDS encoding tRNA 2-thiocytidine(32) synthetase TtcA: MKLQQLLSYTRKAVDEYGLIDEGDHIAVGISGGKDSLTLLYALHGLRRFYPKKFELSAVTVDLGYSECDFTPVVYLCEELGVPYKIVKTDIAHILFDERKESNPCSLCAKMRKGALNQAVKEMGCNKVAYAHHKDDIIETMLLSLIFEGRFYSFSPKTYLDRMDLTVIRPIMFVDEAEVIGFKQKYDLPVVTSRCPIDGYTKRQYAKELVKQLDDEHAGARQRMFTAILNGNIKGWPPRIPHVR, translated from the coding sequence ATGAAATTACAGCAATTGTTGAGTTATACCAGAAAGGCCGTAGATGAATATGGCCTGATAGACGAAGGCGATCATATCGCCGTAGGAATCTCAGGTGGAAAGGACAGTCTGACGCTTCTGTACGCGCTCCATGGGCTTAGGCGGTTCTATCCAAAAAAGTTCGAGTTAAGCGCGGTTACGGTGGATCTTGGCTACAGCGAATGCGACTTTACCCCGGTCGTTTATCTATGCGAAGAACTGGGAGTTCCCTATAAGATCGTAAAGACGGATATCGCCCATATCCTGTTTGATGAGCGTAAAGAAAGCAACCCCTGCTCTCTATGTGCCAAGATGCGTAAAGGCGCTCTTAATCAGGCGGTCAAGGAGATGGGCTGCAACAAAGTAGCCTACGCCCACCACAAGGATGATATCATCGAGACCATGCTGCTGTCCCTGATATTTGAAGGACGCTTCTACTCCTTCTCTCCAAAGACCTATCTGGATCGCATGGATCTGACGGTGATCCGCCCGATCATGTTCGTAGACGAGGCAGAAGTGATTGGATTTAAGCAGAAGTATGATCTGCCCGTAGTGACCAGCCGCTGTCCAATTGATGGGTATACCAAGCGCCAGTACGCAAAAGAACTGGTTAAGCAGCTGGACGATGAGCATGCCGGCGCCAGGCAGCGGATGTTCACGGCAATACTGAACGGCAACATTAAGGGATGGCCTCCACGGATTCCCCATGTACGCTGA
- a CDS encoding response regulator transcription factor, whose amino-acid sequence MRRILFLEDEPTIREVLAEYMKMQRYEVTEACDGDEAVALLKSQNFDLAVLDIIVPKRSGLEVLAYIRQEYPDMAVIMLTALDDEQTQVKAFNAYADDYVIKPVSPLILLKRMETILRRTTHNRTSPGIKDQTDRAEQGLSIDQDAYQAYYDGQALPLTLSEYLLLSTLYQEPQRVFTREQLILRIFNEEYIGNDRIIDAHVKNLRKKLPMNLIKTVIGVGYQYASPGEKDGRN is encoded by the coding sequence ATGCGAAGAATATTATTCCTGGAAGATGAGCCAACCATCAGGGAAGTATTGGCAGAATATATGAAAATGCAGCGTTATGAAGTCACGGAAGCCTGTGACGGCGATGAAGCCGTCGCTCTGCTTAAGAGCCAAAATTTTGATCTGGCGGTGCTGGATATCATCGTGCCCAAAAGAAGCGGGCTGGAAGTCCTTGCCTATATTCGGCAGGAATATCCGGATATGGCCGTCATCATGCTGACAGCCCTGGACGATGAGCAGACGCAGGTAAAGGCGTTCAATGCCTATGCGGATGACTATGTCATCAAGCCGGTGTCCCCATTGATCCTGTTAAAAAGAATGGAGACCATCTTAAGACGCACCACGCATAACAGGACTTCGCCAGGCATTAAGGATCAGACGGACAGGGCAGAGCAGGGACTTTCCATAGACCAGGACGCTTATCAGGCTTATTATGATGGCCAGGCTCTTCCGCTGACGCTAAGCGAGTACCTGCTTCTTAGCACGCTTTATCAGGAGCCTCAGCGGGTATTTACAAGAGAGCAGCTGATTCTCCGGATATTTAATGAAGAATATATCGGAAACGACAGGATTATTGATGCCCACGTTAAAAACCTAAGGAAAAAACTGCCAATGAACCTGATTAAGACGGTGATCGGCGTAGGCTATCAGTATGCCTCGCCTGGCGAAAAGGATGGGAGGAATTAA